The following is a genomic window from Bacillus sp. FJAT-52991.
GTTGATACAGCTACACCGATATCATAGTATTTTTTCAAAACAAATTCATTGCCATCGATTTCTGAGTTCACGTATGGATATTTTTTCAATGCCGCTACACATGCTTTAGTGAAGAAAGACATAAATCCAAGACGAACATCGTGGTCTTCAAAGAACTTGTCTTTTTTACGTTTACGAAGATCCATAATCGCGCTCATATCGATCTCATTAAACGTAGTCAGCATCGCTGCTGTATGTTGAACATCTACCAATGTTTTCGCGATTGTTTGACGACGACGTGTCATGCGAACGCGTTCTACTGGTTTGCCATCATCTTGCTTAGGTGCTGCTGCTTGAGGAGCTTTAGCTGCCTGTTGTGGCGCAGATGGTGCTGGTTGGTTAGAGAATGAAGCTACATCTTGCTTGCGAACGCGACCCATTGGATCCACTGTTGGTACTTCTGTTAAATCAATACCTTTTTCACGAGCAAGCTTACGTGCTGCTGGAGAAGCAATTGGACGTTGCTTTGTCTCTTCTTGAGCAGGTTCAGCTTTCACCGCTTCTTGTTTTACTTCTTCTTGAGGTGTTGCTTCAGCTGCTGGAGCAGGAGTAGATGCAACAGCTGATCCGTTTGCTTCTACTACAGCAATCACTTGACCCACTTCAACTGTGTCACCTTCTGCTGCTTTTAATTCTGTGATAACCCCTGCTTCTTCAGAAATAACTTCAACGTTGACTTTATCCGTTTCTAATTCAACGATGTATTCCCCTTTTTCTACTTTATCTCCTGGTTGTTTCAACCATTGAGCAATTGTACCTTCCGAGATTGATTCTGCCAGCTCTGGAACTCTAATTTCAGCCACTTTCGTGTCCTCCTCTAATGTCTCATCAAATTTAAATGTAGTTTATTATTAGGAGTGAGCAGAATAAATCATTCCACTCACTCTGCTACTTACTTCGTTAATGCTTCATTAAGAATACGCTCTTGTTCTTTTTTGTGAACAATAGCATCCCCTACTGAAGGGCTTGAACGACGGCGGCGACCGACGTAACGGACTGTTGCGCCATCTGGAGCTACATCGCGAAGTCTTGGATCAATATATGTCCAAGAACCCATATTTTGTGGTTCCTCTTGTAGCCATACTAATTCTTTCACATTTGTAAAACGTGATAATAAAGCAGTAATTTCTTCTCTAGGGAATGGATAGATCTCTTCTACTCGAAGCACGTGTAGCCAATCAAGCCCTTCCGTTTTGCTAATTTGTTCAGCTAAATCGATAGAGACTTTTCCGCTACATAGAACGATTCTTTCCACTTTTTCTGGGTTACTTCCTAGTCTTGGTTCTTCAACCACTGGTTTAAATGAACCATTTGTGAATTCAGAAGCTTTTGACGCTGCTAAAGGATGACGAAGCAAGCTCTTAGGCGTCATAATAACTAATGGTCGCACTTCTTCTTTTTGAAGAATAGAAGCTTGACGACGAAGAATATGGAAATATTGAGCAGTAGAAGATAAATTCGCTACTGTCCAGTTGTTTTCCGCTGCACTTTGTAGGAAGCGTTCCATTCTTCCGCTTGAATGCTCTGGACCTTGTCCTTCATAGCCATGTGGTAGTAACATCACAAGACCAGACTTTTGTCCCCATTTTGCACGACCTGAAGAAACAAATTGGTCAAACATTACTTGCGCCATGTTAGCAAAGTCACCAAATTGAGCTTCCCAAAGAACTAAAGTCTCTGGAGAAAAGACGTTATATCCATATTCATATCCGACAACAGCTGTTTCTGTTAGCGGACTGTTAATGACAACAAAGGATGAATCCACACCTTCTAAATGGTGAAGAGGCGTATATTCTTCTCCTGTTTTCTCATCATGTAGAACAAGGTTTCGGTGAGCAAATGTACCGCGCTGAGCATCCTGTCCTGTTAAACGAATTGGCGTGCCTTCTTTTAAAATCGCCGCAAATGCTAATGTTTCAGCATGACCCCAATCGATATTGCCGTCTTTTTCAAACACATTTTCACGACGCTTTAAAATACGCGCTAACTTTTTAAATACATTTAAATCCTCTGGCCAAGTTAATAGTTCATTGTTGAGCTCATTTAAAGCTTCTGTGCTAACAGCTGTATCGCCTGTTGGAAGCTCTTTCTCAACAAATTTTGGCGGATTCATAATGATATCTGGATTTTCATCTTTTTTCGGAACAGTTTCAAATAAGTCTTTTAATTTGTTCTCGTTATCAATATTTAATTGATCAGCTTGTTCCTTCGTTAAGACACCGCGGTCAATTAATTTATTTGCATAAATTTCGCGAGCCGTTGGATGCTGGTGAATCATTTGATACATCGTTGGGTTCGTTGTCATCGGCTCGTCCATTTCGTTATGACCGAAGCGACGGTAACCAATTAAATCAATAACGAAATCTTTTCCAAAACGATTACGGTAATCTACTGCCATAAGAGCCGCAGCTAAGCAAGCTTCTGGATCGTCTGCATTGACGTGTACAATTGGCACTTCAAATCCTTTCGCTAAGTCAGAAGCGTAGCGAGTAGATCTTGAATCGTAGCTTTCCGTTGTGAAACCGATCATGTTATTAGCGATGAGATGAATGGAACCGCCTGTTTGGTAACCAGGAATTCTGCTCATATTAAACGTTTCGCTGACAATCCCTTGTCCTGGGAATGCCGCATCCCCGTGAATAAGTACAGCAAGTGCTAATTCTGTGTTTTGTTCAGGTACACCGTTTTTTGCACGCTCTTCTTGAGCTGCACGAGTATATCCCGTAACAACTGGGCTGACTACTTCTAAGTGAGAAGGGTTATTAGCCAATGTCACACGTGTAACAGTAGCATCTTCTTTATAATTGTGGTCTGCACCTAAGTGATATTTAACGTCACCAGTCCAACCATATGTAGTCATTTTTGTTGAGCCTTCAGGAAGAAGGTTTTTGCTTGGTGCATGCTGGAATTCAGCAAAGATCATTTCGTAAGGTTTGCCTAAAATATGTGCAAGTACATTTAGGCGTCCACGGTGAGCCATTCCGATGTTAATCGTTTTTGTTCCGTTCGCAGCGGAAGTGCGCACTACTGCATCAAGAAGAGGGACCATCGCATCTAAACCTTCAATAGAGAAGCGCTTTTGTCCTACGAAAGTTTTATGAATAAATTTCTCGAAACCTTCAACTTCTGTTAAACGTTTCAACAATTGAACTTTTTGATCATTAGAGAACTTTGGATAATATCCCGTTGATTCAATTTGCTTTCTCAACCATTGCTTCTCTTCTAAATCGTGAACTTGGGCTAATTCAAAAGCAAGTTTATCTGTATAGACTTTTTTCAAATGTTGGATTGCTTCCAATCCATTTGTAACATGAGCAGGCGCATCGGGACATAAGTATTTAACAGGAACCTTTCTTAATTCTGCTTCCGTTAAATCATATGTGCTTAATTCAATTCGCCGCGTGTCTTTATTACGGTCATTTAAAGGATTAATATCTGCCGCTAAGTGCCCATAAATACGAATGCTATCCGCTAATTTGATTGCGTTAAATAGCGTGTTTAAATCTCCTTGTGATGCAGGTACAGCTGTTTGACCACCTTCCGCTACTTGCTCATTAGCTACAGGTGCTCCCCATTCATCAAACATTTGTTTTAGCTCTGGATCCACTGATGTTGGATCCTCTAAATACTGTTCATATACTTCCATCACATATCCAAGGTTTGGTCCAAAGAATTTACTCCATGGATTCCCTTGGGCTGTCTGCATTTCCATTCTAAAAAACCTCCAACCATTTCGCCCATTAATTTTTACATTGAATAATTTTTTGTTCAGTTATTTCCTAAGAATGAAGTCGCAGTAGAAAATAACATAAAGAAGTGAAAATAAAACCGCTTACAAGGACATCTTACCACTGAACACTAATAAGATAAAGTATTAACGCTTAATCTAGCAATTTTTTGCGACATTTTTAAACAGGCAAAAAAATAGTACCAGCTATATGTTTTCGCTGAGGAAAACATTATATCAATATACTTTTTATTCCTGTTGTTTTTTTGCTATTTCCCCGTATTTAAAACGCGGCATCTTTTTTTCATGTACCATCTTACTACTGTTACTTAGAAATTCCAATCCTTTTTTATAAAAATCTTAAATTAAATCGACGAGTTTTCATTTAACTTGATTTTACCTGCTTTAAGGGCGTTTTTTTCTGCTTTGTACTCCTCCTTCATTGTGGCTCATTTTCTTATTTTCTAAACCTCTCAACGTAAAGGAAGAAGACGCTTTATCGAAATGTTTTCTTAACATTTGTTCGAACGTATCTTAAAGCTATGGACAAGCAGTCAATAAATCAAAAGAACTGGCCTAAAATAAAGAGCCAGTCCCTTCATATTTTTAAATAAACAAATTAACATTTGAATCTTCGGCTTGGCCGAGATAAGAAGCAACCCCGCCAATTTGAACACCGTCGATTAATTCATGTTCCCGGATGCCCATTACATCCATGCTCATAGCACAAGCTGTAATTTCCACACCAAGATCCATCGCAGTCACCATCAATTTTTCAAGGCTATCAACGTTTTTCTGCTCCATCACTGTGCGAATCATTTTCGCCCCCATTCCTCCCATATTCATATTTGAAATCGGAAGCTTCTTCGGTCCGCGCGGCATCATTTTACTGAACATTTTTTCAATGAAGTCTTTCCCTTCTTGAGATACTGCTTCTTCCCTGCGTAAAATATTTAAGCCCCAAAAAGTAAAGAACATGGTCACTTTCTTACCCATTGCCGCCGCCCCTGTTGCAATGATGAAGGAAGCAATGGCTTTATCGAGATCCTGATCAAATACAACGAGTGTGGCTCCTTTAGGACTGTTTGCAGATACTTGAGTATTGACACCAGCGCCCCCTCTACGAACATATACAACGGTTATTCCATCGATCGTTTCATCTTTAAGGAAGGTGTTTCCTGTTTTACTGCACCAGGCTTTCACATCCGAAATAAAACCTGGATCTGTGACTTTCACTTCTAGCACTTCACCATCATTCATTTGATTCATCGTTTGAAACACTTGACTAATCGGTCCTGGACATTGAAGGCCTAGACAGTTTAATTGTACATCTGCTTTGACATCACCTGTGATTGCTTCCATTGCTTGTGCCATCGTTTGTTGTTCACCTTCCACTTTTGTTTGAATTGGTGTTTTACGTGCTTCTTGATCACGTAAAACACTCGCATACATTTTATAGCCACCACTTACGTTATACACATCAAATCCATGTTCTTTTAATAAATTGGATGCTAAATAGCCTCTTTGTCCGACTTGACAGGAAACATACACAGGTTGATCTTTAGGAATTTCCTTTAACCTCATTTTCAACTCGCCAAGCGGAATATTCTTACTTCCTTTTATATAACCCATTTCACGTTCTAATGGCTCACGAACGTCTATGACTGTGCCCCCTTTTGCAATAACTTCATCTATTTGTAAGACATGAGCGGCTTTTAGTTCTCCATTTACGATATTGCCTGCCACATAGCCCAGCATATTAATCGGATCTTTAGGAGTAGAGAACGCTGGAGAAGAAATCAACTCAAGGTCTTGTAAATCAAATACACTCATTTTTGCCTTAATTCCAGTCGCAATGACGTCTATTCTTTTCTCCACACCTGTTAATCCAATCGCTTGGGCCCCATAAATCTCACCTGTTTCTGGGTGAAACGTCATTTTCAATGTGATAGAACTTCCACCAATGTAATATCCCGCTTGCGAAGCTGGATGAATATGAACGGCCTCATATGGTACGTTCAGTGATTTTAACGTCTTTTCGTTACTACCTGTCGCAGCTACTGTTAAATCAAACAGCTTCGTTGCTGTCGTGCCAATAGAGCCGCTATATTGTACGTTCTTTCCGTAAATATGGTCCGCTACTACTCTACCTTGACGGTTTGTGAAAGAAGCAGATGGTGCCTCACCAGACCATTCGACAACATTACCGATCGCATAGATTGCTGGATCATTCGTTTGTAAGTTCGCATTAACGAGAGCGCCGCCTTTTTTTCCAATGGCTAGTCCGGCTTCTTTGGCTAATTCACTTTCAGGAGTTAGGCCCATTGCCAATATCGTTATATCACTATTTAAAACGGTTCCATTTTGCAAAATTAATTGTTGTTCTGCATGATCC
Proteins encoded in this region:
- a CDS encoding FAD-dependent oxidoreductase; its protein translation is MKKIVIIGGAAAGATAAARLRRLDPKAQIILFEKGEYISYASCGLPYYIGEMVPQRDSLLIQTVEGLTERYNLDIRIEAEVTYINRKDQTITVKHAKTSEQYEETYDILILATGASPIVPAIRGLDKADNVFTLQTIPDADEIKSWLKKKEAKQAVVIGGGFTAIEIAENLQKRGMQVTIIEAGSQLAPALDEEMAALVHQKLRDQDMNVILGQQVISMDHAEQQLILQNGTVLNSDITILAMGLTPESELAKEAGLAIGKKGGALVNANLQTNDPAIYAIGNVVEWSGEAPSASFTNRQGRVVADHIYGKNVQYSGSIGTTATKLFDLTVAATGSNEKTLKSLNVPYEAVHIHPASQAGYYIGGSSITLKMTFHPETGEIYGAQAIGLTGVEKRIDVIATGIKAKMSVFDLQDLELISSPAFSTPKDPINMLGYVAGNIVNGELKAAHVLQIDEVIAKGGTVIDVREPLEREMGYIKGSKNIPLGELKMRLKEIPKDQPVYVSCQVGQRGYLASNLLKEHGFDVYNVSGGYKMYASVLRDQEARKTPIQTKVEGEQQTMAQAMEAITGDVKADVQLNCLGLQCPGPISQVFQTMNQMNDGEVLEVKVTDPGFISDVKAWCSKTGNTFLKDETIDGITVVYVRRGGAGVNTQVSANSPKGATLVVFDQDLDKAIASFIIATGAAAMGKKVTMFFTFWGLNILRREEAVSQEGKDFIEKMFSKMMPRGPKKLPISNMNMGGMGAKMIRTVMEQKNVDSLEKLMVTAMDLGVEITACAMSMDVMGIREHELIDGVQIGGVASYLGQAEDSNVNLFI
- the odhB gene encoding 2-oxoglutarate dehydrogenase complex dihydrolipoyllysine-residue succinyltransferase, which produces MAEIRVPELAESISEGTIAQWLKQPGDKVEKGEYIVELETDKVNVEVISEEAGVITELKAAEGDTVEVGQVIAVVEANGSAVASTPAPAAEATPQEEVKQEAVKAEPAQEETKQRPIASPAARKLAREKGIDLTEVPTVDPMGRVRKQDVASFSNQPAPSAPQQAAKAPQAAAPKQDDGKPVERVRMTRRRQTIAKTLVDVQHTAAMLTTFNEIDMSAIMDLRKRKKDKFFEDHDVRLGFMSFFTKACVAALKKYPYVNSEIDGNEFVLKKYYDIGVAVSTEDGLVVPVVRDCDRKNFAEIEGDILGLALKARDNKLALSDLQGGSFTITNGGVFGSLMSTPILNGRQAGILGMHTIQTRPVAIDKDTIENRPMMYVALSYDHRIIDGKEAVGFLKTVKELIENPEDLLLEG
- a CDS encoding 2-oxoglutarate dehydrogenase E1 component → MEMQTAQGNPWSKFFGPNLGYVMEVYEQYLEDPTSVDPELKQMFDEWGAPVANEQVAEGGQTAVPASQGDLNTLFNAIKLADSIRIYGHLAADINPLNDRNKDTRRIELSTYDLTEAELRKVPVKYLCPDAPAHVTNGLEAIQHLKKVYTDKLAFELAQVHDLEEKQWLRKQIESTGYYPKFSNDQKVQLLKRLTEVEGFEKFIHKTFVGQKRFSIEGLDAMVPLLDAVVRTSAANGTKTINIGMAHRGRLNVLAHILGKPYEMIFAEFQHAPSKNLLPEGSTKMTTYGWTGDVKYHLGADHNYKEDATVTRVTLANNPSHLEVVSPVVTGYTRAAQEERAKNGVPEQNTELALAVLIHGDAAFPGQGIVSETFNMSRIPGYQTGGSIHLIANNMIGFTTESYDSRSTRYASDLAKGFEVPIVHVNADDPEACLAAALMAVDYRNRFGKDFVIDLIGYRRFGHNEMDEPMTTNPTMYQMIHQHPTAREIYANKLIDRGVLTKEQADQLNIDNENKLKDLFETVPKKDENPDIIMNPPKFVEKELPTGDTAVSTEALNELNNELLTWPEDLNVFKKLARILKRRENVFEKDGNIDWGHAETLAFAAILKEGTPIRLTGQDAQRGTFAHRNLVLHDEKTGEEYTPLHHLEGVDSSFVVINSPLTETAVVGYEYGYNVFSPETLVLWEAQFGDFANMAQVMFDQFVSSGRAKWGQKSGLVMLLPHGYEGQGPEHSSGRMERFLQSAAENNWTVANLSSTAQYFHILRRQASILQKEEVRPLVIMTPKSLLRHPLAASKASEFTNGSFKPVVEEPRLGSNPEKVERIVLCSGKVSIDLAEQISKTEGLDWLHVLRVEEIYPFPREEITALLSRFTNVKELVWLQEEPQNMGSWTYIDPRLRDVAPDGATVRYVGRRRRSSPSVGDAIVHKKEQERILNEALTK